Sequence from the Sardina pilchardus chromosome 15, fSarPil1.1, whole genome shotgun sequence genome:
CATTTATATTATACAGAACACACCCACTCATGGTGTCATATATgaggtatactgtacatattttatATCAAGTATAATTTAATCTGCAAGAAGACAACTCCTGGGTGCAGCCCTTgctatatgtttttgtttgtgccaTCTCTCTCAGGTGTCCACCTTACAGACGCGCTACATAGAGCTGCTCACCAGCTCCTCCGACTTCTACAAACACCTGGGCCAGATGCTGAAGAACCTGCAGGAGCTCAAGGTACAATTCtacccaaaacaaacacacacacactcttacactcacaaacacacacacacacacacacacacacataatactacTATCTGTTCACCAAATCTTCTCGTaaccctcccctccgctccccagCTTCGTGGCACGCGGATCGACGTGCTCGAGGAGGAGCTGAGCCGCCTGAGGGACGAGTTGTCGCTGCGCAGCGCCGAGAGCCTGCGCCTCCAGGAGGCCAGCAGGAGGCACGAGGAGGAGCTGTCGCGCTCCCAGGACCAGCTCCTCTCCCTGGAGGAGGCCAAGAGGAGCCAGGCGCTGAACCTGGGCTCCTCTCAGGACCGCCTGGAGGAGCTGCTGTCCAGGATCCAGTCCCTGGAGctccagctggaggaggaggtgcgcaAGCGGAGGAGCGCGGAGGAGCGCTACGGCGAGCTGCAGGGCGAGCAGGACGAGGAGGCGCGGAGGAACCAGCGGCTGCTGGACGAGGCGCGCAAGAGccggctggagctggagatgaGCGTGGCGGAGAGGGACCGGGAGGCGGAGCGGCTGCGCCACCAGCTCCAGGAGGAGGCGCAGAGGTCCCAGGAGGCGCAGCTGGAGCTGAAGAGGGCGCAGGAGCTGCACAGCTCCAAGCtcaaggaggtgaaggagagcTACGAGTCCCACATCAGCGTCACCCAGACCAACACGctgctcctgcagcagcagaagggggagcaggagcagctgcAGGCGCAGAACCGGGAGGCGCAAGACGAGGCCAAGAGGCTGCGCCTGGCCCTGGCCGAGGAGCAGGAGCGGCGGAGGCGCGCCGAGGAGGAGGCGCAGCTGCAGAGGAAGGCGGcgcaggaggagcagggcaaGCGGCGGCGCGTGGAGGTGCAGCTGGAGCAGAGCAGCCTGACGGTGCAGGAGTACACCGTCACGCTCACCGCCCTGCAGAAGAGCCAGGAGGAGGCGGCCGCCGAGCTCAAGGAGGCCTGGGAGGAGGCGCGCGCCCGCCAGGAGGAGCTCGACCGACTGCGGAGGGAGCAGGGCACCTCCTCCAGCACGGTGTCCagcctggaggaggagctgagggTGCTCCGGCTGAAGCTCAcccagagggagggacagactCAGGAGGACGGCCAGCGGCTCAAGGAGCTCCAGCGCCTCCTGGAGGAGAAGACCCAGCTGCTCAACGAGAGCCTGGCGGAGGTGCAGCGCCTGCAGGCCCTCACGGAGAAGCTCACCAAGGAGcggctgcagctggaggaggaggtgcgagCCCTGCGCCTCCAGCAGGGAGAGCTGAGGAAGGGCTGGGAGCTGGAGTCGGAGACGCGGATCAGCGAGCTCACGCTGCAGATACAGAACTCCCAGATGGCCCTCCAGGAGCACCAGCGCCTCCTCAAGGAGGCCTCGGCGGAGCGAGACAAActcagggaggaggtggagaggctgAGGAAGCAAGTCAGCACGGTATGCACAGTACATGCACAAGTCATAGTGGCCACTGTGAGCGTCTGTTGTTTTATGCAGTCAGACTCACAAATGTGACctttcaaagcgaaatcagtcgttttgcgcacaacgttattttgagaaaatcaacaataacaaacttccgggttaaaatgttgaatttcacgttttcgcataattcgactgtatacagtctacagtttcatatcgtgaactcatttcacggaaaaacatacgttttgactgttaaacccggcgaagattcaacacatttgctgtcattcccattgtgcatgcgctgcttaaaaaggtgatttctcctcttctggcatatcgtgacaggagaaccatgtcaactttggatgcggttatcttagcgatagtttgtgtaataccctcgatacacatatcgttggaaagcttagtttatggccgttcacgtgagcacaataacttaatttaataaattttaccgaaacgactggttccactttacagggtcacatatgatgTTGGTTTGCTAATGAATGGGCACAGATGCAGGGGAGGCTCCATAAGCAGGGTTGATTTGACTTACCAACGACTTTATCAAATCCAGACCTCACTTGAAGAGAaagctatctttctctttccctaaATCTTTATTTTGAGATTGACagttagggagggagagagagattgtggtgAGATTGGGAAATGATTCAAACCTGTGTCCCTGTGGGAACTTTGGCCCCATTGTGGTACGGGCGTGGTTAGCTCTTATCTGAACAAATGATGCGATGTGACTTACCTCTGAGGTATCCTGGGAAAGTACATGTCATAGGCATCCTCTGGGTGTGGCAGACCGTCTCCACCGCAGGGCACGGAGTGCACCCTGCCTTATGGCTATGACTGATGGCTGTTTAATTAGCACCCTGTCTCACGGCTACGACATGCGCTgcaaagtgacacacacacacacaccctcagcacCGTTTtctggcatgcacacacatgataGAATGTTCCATTCGACTATGGagctcacacaacacaagcGTGTGAAatgtagagagggtgtgtgaggatCTGATGCAAGCACTCGCTTGGAACTGGCCATCAGGGTCAGGCCTGCTGCAGAGAGCAGGGGTCAGCAGACCTAGACCCCCCTAGgagtgtttattattattattattattatttagtttAGTTCAGAGGCCATTCATATTTCATACGGTTCTAATCTGTTTATAGGCTCTTTTATTTAACTATTCTTTGCACCAACGAAAAGATATGCACTTTAAAATGCGTTTTACTTGTACAATGGCAACataattttatatttatttataatgttattattatgcGAGTGTTCTGTTGTTCACTCATACCAGGTTCCCTCAAACTGCAGTAAGTTAGGATTTGCCAGTGGAAAATCGTGTTTGTTATGGCATGACAAAAGCAGGAAATGAATGGGTGCAGGTTAGACCCCGTGGTAATTCAGACCAGATGACTGTTTGCACTACTCAGCAGATCAGCAGATTTGATTAGATTTAGGAGCGATAGATAGACAGTATCAGCAATTGTGAAACATTGTGAAACACTACAAAAATGTAACTGTAATGTAAAAAGTTAACCCTGACCAATGATTCTTCATTGTCTCAATGAAAAAACAGACATGATGATGATTTTGGGGataatctttttttcttttgtaatgatcttcctctctcttcctctttttcctcttgcTTTtctcctcgctccctctctcctccacagacATCGGCTGAGCTGCAGCGGTCTGAGAAGCAGTGCGCTGATCTGCGTAGCCAGAAGGTGGCGCTGGAGAGGCGCGTCAAGGAGCTGGAGGACGAGCTGCGGCGCCTGCGCGCCTCCCTGGAGGAGACCCAGCGTCTGCACCAGAAGCTCCAGCAGCAGGTGGACACCCTGAAGCGCGAGCTGACCGCCCGCGAGGCCGACATCCAGCGCCTCCAGACGGAGCGGAGCCAGTTCCTGCTGCGCATCGAGACGCTGGAGCGGAGGCCCGTCGTCCGGCACAGCCACACGCAGACCGACGAGGAGGAGCTGCGGCCGCTCCGCGACCCGGCCGGCCTGACCTTCCAGGGCGTCTGCGCCCCGGTCAGCGCGCAGCAGCTGCACGACTGCGGCCTGCTGAAGCCGCCCGCTCTGGAGCAGCTGCGCAAGAGCGAGCGCAGCGTGGACGAGGTGGACGCCCAGCTGCAGCCGGCGTTGCGCGGCGCCAGGGTCATCGCCGGGATGGCGGGGGGGCCCAAGGGCAAGATGACCCTGGCCGAGGCCCTCGGGCACAAGCTGCTGTCGCGCGAGAGCGCCGTCCGGCTGCTGGAGGCCCAAGCGGCCACCGGAGGGCTGATGGACCCCGCGGTGGACCCCCAGCGACGGAGACGGGTGGAGGAGGGCCAGGCCACGGGGCTGGTGCCGCGCTGCTCCAGCGAGCGTCTGCTGGAGGCCGAGTCCGCCTGCCTGGGCGTGCGTGAGCCGGGGACCGGTCAGCGTCTGGGCGTCGGTCAGGCTCACCGCCGCGGCCTGAGAGACGAGCCGGTCAccctgcagctgctgcaggcCCAGGAGGCCGTCGGGGGCGTGCTGGACCCTCGCCTCAGCGTCTTCCTCCCGCGGGACCTGGCCACCGACCGCAACCTGCTGGACAAGGAGATGTACACCGCGCTGAACGCCAAGCCCGcgtcctacctgcaccctctcAGCCAGCGGCCGTGCACCTACGCCGCGCTGCAGGACACCTGCGTCGCCGACCCCTCCACCGGTCACCTGCTGCTGCCGGCCACCAGGTCGGCGCTGTGCGTCCAGGGCCTCCGGGCCGACGTCCCCGTCTGGGAGCTGGTCGGCGCGGGTCTCCTGGAGCCCGAGGACCTGGAGCAGCTCCTCGACGGCCGCCTGCGCCTGGACGACGTCCAGGTGCGTCTGCGCGCCTACCTGCGCGAGTGCGCCTGCGTGGCGGGCGTCACCGACCAGCAGAGTGGACGCACCCTCACCCTGCAGGAGGCCCAGCAGGCCGGGATGCTGAGCAAGGAGGCCaccctggagctgctggaggctCAGATCGCCTGCGGCTTCCTCGTGGACCCGCGCGACGGCCGGGGCTACACGGCGGAGGAGGCCCTCGGGAAGGGGCTGGTCGCGGCCGAGCACAAGGACGCCCTGCTGAAGGCCGAGCAGGCGGTGACCGGCTACGGCCAGCCGGGAGGCGGACCTGCACTCTGCCTCTCCGAGGCCCTGCAGCGCGGGTCGGTGGACAGGACCTACGGCCTGCGTCTGTTAGGCGCCCAGCTGAGCAGCGGGGGCATTATTGACCCCTCGCTCAGCGTCCGAGTCCCGCCGGACACGGCCGTCCAGCGCGGCCTGCTGGCCCAAGACCTCCGCCAGGCGCTGGAGGCGCAAGGGACCGTCAGCTGGGGATTCGGTGACCCCACCGACCCCAACAATCGGGAGAAGCTCCGCTACGGCCAGCTGATGAAGGAGGGCCAGAAGGACCCCAAGACCGGCCAGCTGCTCCTGCCCGCCATCGTGCCCAGCCAGAAGAACACGGTCAGGAAGAGGCGGGTGGTGATCGTCGACCCCGACAGCGGCCGCGAGATGACCGTCAAGCAGGCGTTCGAGGCCAAGCTCATCGACCACGAGACGTACGTGGAGCTGGCGCAGCAGGAGTGCGAGTGGGAGGAGATCACCATGACGGCGGCCGACGGCTCCAGGAGGCTGGTCATCGTGGACCGCACCCAGGGTCTGGAGTACGACCTCCacgagctgctggagaagggcGTCATCAGGCAGAGCCAGCTGGACCAGTACCGCGCCGGCAAGATCACCCTGGCGCAACTCGTGGACGCCATCTCCGACGGCACCAAGCACCTcacgtcgtcgtcgtcgtccggTTTGAAGACCTCCGCCCAGACCTCGGCCTCCTCcaacttctcctcctcctctggcgcCAAGACCTCGGCCACCTCCGCGTCCTCCTCGTCTGGCACCAAGACCTCGGCCACCTCCAACTTCTCCTCCTCGTCTGGCACCAAGACCTCGGCCACCTCcgcgtcctcctcctcagctatgTCCTCTGCGGCCTCGGCAGCCTCCGCTGCCTCTATGTCCAGCACCTCGGCCTCTCCGCCCAAATCCTCCACGACGCACATCAAGTCCCAGACGGTGTCCACGTCCTCGGTcgtcatcagcagcagcagcagccccggcGGGTCCATCTCCGGAGAGCAGGCGCCGCTCTCCCCTGTCTCGCCCGGCCGCGTCACGAGCATGTCCGTCAACCTGGCGTCGCCCGTAGCGACCGCCGGCGAGAGAAGCCCCGTGGGGGTCATCTTCGACTCGGACCGGCTGGAGAAGGTCAGCTTGACCGAGGCCATGGGCAGCGGCCTGCTGGACAACATCACCGGCCAGCGCCTCCTGGAGGCCCAGGCGTGCACCGGCGGCCTGGTCTGCCCGACGTCCGGCCGCCGCCTCTCGCTGCAGGAGGCCCAGCGCGCGGGCCTGGTCTCGGAGGAGACGGCGTCCCGCCTGCGTCCGGCGCAGAAGGCCTACGTGGGCTTCTCCGAGCCGCAGAGCGCGCGCCGCCTCTCGGTGGCCGAGGCCCTCCGGGAGCGCTGGCTGCCCCACGAGGCCGCCCAGCGCTTCCTGGAGTTCCAGCAGGCCACGGGCGGCCTGTGGGACCCGCAGGAGGGCTGCCGGCGGAGCCTGGAGGAGGCGCAGGCTCGCGGCTGGGTGGACCCGCGCTCGGCCCAGAAGCTGGCCGACCTGCGGCAGCACGCCCGCTGCCTCGTCTGCCCGCGCTCCGGCCTCAAGCTGTCCTACGCCGAGGCCCTGGAGCGCTGCCTGCTGGAGGAGGCCACGGGCATCATGATGCTGCCCGCCGCGAAGCCCTCGTCCACCCCGGGGTCCAGGTCGGGCTCGTGTGCGGGGTCACGCTCAGGGTCACGCCCAGGGTCGCGCAAGGGTAGTgttgacctcacttcctccgCTTCATCCATATACACCAGCTTCAGCTACAGCTCTAGCTCCTATACAACTAGCCCTTGAagcgcacacagtcacacacacacatgctctcacacacacacacacacacacacacacacacacacacacacgtacattaaACCAGTTGCCTGATGCAGATACTATAGATACCTCATATAATGAGAATTCTACATCATAGCTTTAAATCTGTCTCATAACGCAGTTTCTGAACTCTGTTACCACACATATAGTGACATGGTTTTaatcaaacatgtacacacacacacacacacacacacacacacacacactcaaaacagtgatttacccagaatctTACCACACTgttctgtacacaaacacactgactttGAGGCTTTCCAAAATAAAATGTTGCCATCTACATTTAAAGTAATTGGAAGGCGTAATCTCATGCTGTAGACCTCATGTGGTGGATCTAGTTTAAACTGCTAGCCTGACCCTGCAATTAACAGTCAGCCAGCGCTTCaagcctaaaaaaaaaatggttataTGCACTTTTACATTTGCTTCAGCATATTAGGGGTAATGAGCTTCTGCACACAGGCGCCTGTGGCTAACTAGTATCAGCTGGAAGAGTTCAGCTTGTGGTGAATGGGAGCTGGGGGTTCTGGTTCAGTATCTCTCTATGCAATAACCTTATTCTGTATGAGAGACACTCAGTATTTTATACTCAGTATAGATCTCTATTGTAATCTTTTCCAAACACTGTATTTGGAGTGGAAGGTGCAGAGGGTGTCAGATGGGTGTGTGCTTGGGAACAAATTAGGTCTCATCTgtctgatgatgaagatgacgatgatgacaacaacgatgatgatgatgatgatgatgatggtaatgatAATGATGACGACAGTGCAATGCATGATTTGGTGAAGGCTGGTGAAGTAACTTTTTTTGTCACCATAGAACCCTGGTGCTGTATCGATCCATATTCTTACAATAACCTCACATCAGTGCCATGTTAACTTTGTAACTGCCAACTTATGACTTCAGctttttcatcattaataaaaaaaaaaaaaaaaaaaaagactgtcatGAGTCTGTCTTCTTTTGCAGTGGATACATGGATTATGAGCCACTGGGCTGTTTTGCTGTGAAAGACGTCTTGCTATGAAAACATATGCTAATTACAATTTATCACAAATAGTGTGTAACCTGTGTGTTGTTTGACTGAAGGGCCCCATTCAGATATCAGGGATGAATAACACAACCTCAACACAGTATGATTGAAGGCAAATCACATAACATAACCCATGTTATCTGACTGAAGGGCCAAATTCAGAAATCGGGTGAATAATATAATCCCTAAACAGTATGATTGAAGGTTCCTATTAAGACAAATCACATAACATGTCCCCATGTCATTTGACTGAAGAGCCCCATTCAGATATCAGGGTGAAGAACATAGTAGCGACTTCAGGCAGAGGTTTGGTCTTCAGGGCCCCCTGAGCCCTTGGGGCTGGTAGGCCTGTTCAGTAATGCATCGCTGACTGGGTATGTTCCCTGGAGGGGTGATGCTAAGTACACTCACAggtagagaaaaaaagagagggaaaacaaatgacaacaatGGAATGTCAACAACTTAAGAGTCTAGACAAATCCCAGACATAATCCCTAGGGTACAGAGGCTGTCATTTAGGTTGCAATAAGTAGTCATTGTTGTCAACTCAAGACATGAAAATGCTTTGAGAGTGAGACCTAGAACAATGATGTAATTTGGAAGGCTTAAGGTTGTTTATAGTGCTCTATCCCTCAAGCATGAATGAATCCATAAAGCCTGTGGCGAAGAAAGAGACGTGGGGGCATCTTAGTGCCTTCAGTGCCTATCCCACATTTGGATCCAAGCGCCGTGGGGGACCCGGGTGTGAGTCCGTCCTGAGTCATTCACCAGTCCCACTCCATCATTCTCTTCCACTAATTTCCTCTCGCCCTCTTCACTGTcatgtctgattaaaggcatacaAGTCTGAAAACATATACTTAAAAATAATCAAAAACGCATGGAATGCAcaactctttcttttttcccccagtgGCACTTTCGTGGGAATTGAGCTCTAGTGCATCCTACTTCTGTCAACGGTCCTTGAGATGCTTCTACAACTTGACTGGAGTCCACCTGTGCCTCAAGGAATTTATCGGACATAAATAAGAGAGGCACGCATCTGTCAAGGTCTCACAGTTGATGGTATATGTCATATCTGTGAGACAGGATTGTGTCAACACACAGATCTGGGGAAAGATACAAGAACATCTCTGCAGCATTGAACGTGCCCTAGAGCACAGTAGCCTCCATCATTCTCAAATGGAAAAGATTTGCAACAATGTGGAAATAAATGGTGATTAGTGATtaatgcatagtgcggccttttttgtcttgtttttcaaTTATAGCTTATACattggtcagcactctaaaaaaaagtcttgagtgaagcctgctcctaccctaGATTTGGAACAACCAACAGTTTTCTGAGATCTGACCACCCAGCCAAACTGAGTAATTTGGGGCGAAGGGATGAAATGCTTAACAAAGGCGAAGGTTGTCTTCTCAACGTTTTAGATTAGCACAACAATGAACAATCATAATCACACTTTGATGTGCTTACAATGTACTTTGACTTAGCCTACCAAACAAGCAAAGGCGAAATCTCCTACACCTCAATTCATGTCAAAAAGGCCTAATTATATTGATGATGATTCTATTTAATAAAAGCAATAAAAGGGGAAATTATCCAAGGGACTGAATACATTTTATACGCACTGCACAGAAAATCTACCAGACCAACTGCCTACACCTAAACAGAAAATCGACCAGACCAATTGCATACACCTATAAACAGTAATAAAACACAAATGACAAGGGCCTCTTCAggagatttgttttgttgtacaGTAGGTCTAGTTCAAGAAGGCTAGACAAGTCAGTTCATTGTGTTGCACTTACTTTTTGCACTTTCTGTCTTCatctcatttatttgtgttggtgTTTTCTTTGAGATTAGCTTTTGAATTTAGAACATAATTTTGTCTGCGTGTAATTGCTTTAATATGCTTAGTATCTTCAATGTTTTTTATATTATAGCTCCTCCAAAATAAAGCTTTTAGCGCCCCCATCTGGCTGTGGAAGTTAATGCATCAACAATGGCAAGAGTGAAGCATTGCAGTGAAAGACGGACTGCAGGAAGCACGCACGGTAGTCTGCCACACAATGCCGGTAGTTTATGGAAAGCGCCTTAAATGAACGTACTGTGTTATGTTCCGTTTGTATTTCCAGGGAATCTGAAGCTCTAGGACTGTAACGACGTAGACTGAATTCACTGCTAATGTTTAGGCTTAAACGGTGAATATTCACCCGCCCAATGTTCCACTTCGGGCTCACATGTGCTCAGGAAACTCCGGGGATGTGTTGAGGCCTGCATTCTTCAGTTCCAAAACGCAACGGTATGGTATGATCCTGGTTTACTATCGTCTTACTTACTTATTTAGGAACATATTTCTTGTTCATTTTTCTAAATTAGCCAGTCGGTAGACCCGTAGACCTGCTATACATAGGCTACTTCTCTGGCTCTGAACAGCCAGCGTTCAGTGCGAAATGATTGTTGATTTCGTGAGGGATAAACCTAGGAGCCAGACTATACTGAAAAAGTAAGCATTAAACGTAAGAAATTATACAATACAGGCTCAAATTAGTTTACATTCTGGAAACAACCAGTAGGTGGCCCTCCTACAGCCAAGGTTCATCGTGCACCTTGTGACAGTTGAATGTTTACCTTTGTGTAGGGGGTGGTGCCATCATGGCCGAGGACCCGCAGCGGAACTTCCGTTCTGCCTATTATGAGAAGGTGGGCttcagaggagtggaggagaagaagtctTTGGAGATCCTACTGAAAGACAACCCACTGGGTAAGACCCTTATCATCCTGTCAGCTTCAttaccagcaccagcagcagcagcagcagcactactAACATTATCATCATCACTACAAATGTATGCTTAAATCTAGCACTGATTCTTGACTGATTTGAAACCTAACCCCCTCTTCCATGTTACCACTCTATCCCTCCTCCCAGACACAGAGAAGTTGATCACCTTCTGCCAGAGGTTTCCACTGCCTTCAATGTACAGAATTCACGTGTGGAAAGTACTGCTCGGTAAAAATGCTCACAATAAAGCACTTAAACACATCATCATTTTACACATTGTAGGCTTAAGGACATTTATTTGAGGCAAATGTTTAAGGAAACATTGATCTTCCGTTTACATTTAGTGATTTAGCTgtttagctgacacttttatccatggCAACTCATAGCAATGAAGGTACAAGAGCTACAGTGCCAGTACAGTGccactatgtgtttgtgtgttaatagagtactctgtctttctctttttaaaaatgtgatgcccttttcgtgtgtgtgtgtgtgtcctcctagGTATGCTCCCTCCCCACAGTGACTCTCACCCCTTAGTTACCCGTTACCGGGCAGAGCAGTACGAGGACGTGCGTGGGGCTCTGGTTACCATGCGCTTCGTCAATGACATGACGCCACTAACAGAGCTCCACCTCCGCATGTTCCAGCTGGAGAACCAAGTGCTGCCCCGCTGCAGTGAACTAAgcccagtgagtgagtgagagtgagagtgagagagagagagggagagaaagaaagatagagtgagtctgagtgagtgagtgagtgaatgagatgtTCATTTATGATTTTGCACATTGCATACTGCTTGCATGGATCCATGCTTAGTAACACAACCCAAGAACAACTGAGTTGTGTTTTCCATTCTCGGATCACACTTCTTGAAGTTGAACTTGACATGccaataatcaataatcaataaaaATGAAAGGTGAATAGATTTGATCTGCTCCTTGTGTGCTTGTACTAGGATGATGTGGATGAGGACTTCTTGGCCATAGGCCATGCCATGGAGGAGCTGGTGGACGACCCAGTGGACTGTTACTGGCTTGTAAAGAACTTCGTCAGTCAGTTC
This genomic interval carries:
- the tbc1d7 gene encoding TBC1 domain family member 7 — its product is MAEDPQRNFRSAYYEKVGFRGVEEKKSLEILLKDNPLDTEKLITFCQRFPLPSMYRIHVWKVLLGMLPPHSDSHPLVTRYRAEQYEDVRGALVTMRFVNDMTPLTELHLRMFQLENQVLPRCSELSPDDVDEDFLAIGHAMEELVDDPVDCYWLVKNFVSQFHNKFGDSIPHLPKSLEHFLSQEDNALLTQLRSSGCLATLPYSLWFQRCFAGCLPDTSLQRVWDKVISGSCKILVFVAMEILLTYKIMLMGTKPEGVANFLCNMPQENTDAIVTKAIDLWHKYCGTPMHSV